Within Flagellimonas maritima, the genomic segment CGTAAACACCCTGCCCGCCCAAATATCGGTTCCAAGTTGCTTTGTCCATTTGATTAATGGACTCCTTCACTTCCACTATCATGTTTTTTGGCTTTTTGGGTTCTTCCCTGACCTTTGGGTTTAATTTAAAGGCATGGAAAACCCGTTCTGCACTGGTATGTGTTTCTTCCAAAGCCTTAGGAAAATGATGGGTCATGGCCTCCACCAATCCTTTGATCTCCTCCGGTTGGTTATGTCTTGAAATGGTGATCCGCACTCCGGTGTTCTTGACCGGGACCGCAGGGAAGATACCAAGGTTCACATAAAACCCCTCCTGCATCAACCGGTTGACAAAATTGTACCCTGTCTTTGGCATTCCCGTTCCGATATAGAATACTGGGGATTCGTTATGATCGATTAAGGGAAGGTCCGTTTCCATCAGGCAATTGTTGAAATAGTCTATCCGTTGTCGTAGATCTTCCTGAAACTGATAGATCTCAGGGGAAAGATGGATTTTGGCCGAGGCTATGGCCGCGGCCACGGATGCCGGTTCCAATTGGGCCGAAAAGGTCAAGGGACCGCCAAAGGTCTTGATCTTGTCGTACATTTCAGGATTGGAACAGGCCAATACGGCACCACTGGCACCAAAGGTCTTGCTCAGGGTTCCGAACAACAGGACGTTCTCGGGCAATTTGCCCAATTGGTCCAGCACATAGCCCGTTCCATTTTTGCCCACCCAGCTCATCCCGTGCACATCATCAAAGTACAATCGTAGTTGTGGGTATTTGCTTGCAAGTACCATCAAATCGTTCACCGGGGCATAGTCCCCGTACATGGAATAGATGCCATCGGCCATATACCAAATGTGCCTTTTTGAATCCCTGTACTTTTTGATCTTCTCTTCCAACATCCCCAAATTGTTGTGGCGTATCATTTCAATGGGAACGCTCCTTGTCTTCAGCATCTTGGCCGCATTCTGGACACTCCAATGGACCTGATGGTCCAACACGATCACATCTTGATCGTCCACTGCACTTGGGATGACACCTAAGTGGCCCAAGGTGCTGTTCTTGGTAATGATGATCGGGGCGTTGTACATTCGGGTGACCAATTGCTCCAGTTCCCCATACAGGGGATTGGAAATATAGGATTTGGACAAGGGAAACTGGGTGCCGTAGTGCTCTATGGCCTGCATGGCGGCCCTTTTCAGCCTCAAATCCTGCTCAAGGCCCAAATATCCCGTTGTCCCAAAATGGTACAGTTCTTTCCCGTTGACCTTAATGGTCCTGCCCGAAAAGGATGTGCCCCCTGCATAGAGGTGCAACACCCCGGCTTCCTTTGCATCGGAAAAGACCTCGTGAACGGTGTTCAAAAAATTGTGG encodes:
- a CDS encoding aminotransferase class I/II-fold pyridoxal phosphate-dependent enzyme — its product is MAKIKHHNFLNTVHEVFSDAKEAGVLHLYAGGTSFSGRTIKVNGKELYHFGTTGYLGLEQDLRLKRAAMQAIEHYGTQFPLSKSYISNPLYGELEQLVTRMYNAPIIITKNSTLGHLGVIPSAVDDQDVIVLDHQVHWSVQNAAKMLKTRSVPIEMIRHNNLGMLEEKIKKYRDSKRHIWYMADGIYSMYGDYAPVNDLMVLASKYPQLRLYFDDVHGMSWVGKNGTGYVLDQLGKLPENVLLFGTLSKTFGASGAVLACSNPEMYDKIKTFGGPLTFSAQLEPASVAAAIASAKIHLSPEIYQFQEDLRQRIDYFNNCLMETDLPLIDHNESPVFYIGTGMPKTGYNFVNRLMQEGFYVNLGIFPAVPVKNTGVRITISRHNQPEEIKGLVEAMTHHFPKALEETHTSAERVFHAFKLNPKVREEPKKPKNMIVEVKESINQMDKATWNRYLGGQGVYDWEGLKFLETVFQGNEKKEHNWLFRYVIIKDDFGVPVLVTFMTLSLWKDDMLADAQVSKGVEEERKSNPYHLSSTVLSIGCLFTEGDHLYWDASHDRADQALFVFLELMEKKELEFGAKMTVLRDFPEKTDWNKPLYGSGFLRVRMPRSSTVDLQGIHTMEAYMAQLSARNRRHFRKDIQAYFKTSQVKVISKGTPIQLLQFKSLFGEVQSRNLGLNTFPFPDVLFEQMNESILWEFIVLTPIGESERILGVMFCYNNSGQVYVPAFVGMDYGFLDKYGTYRQLLYRTIERALELGAPKIDFGMTAAFEKRKLGARVHEKYAYLQTRDNFILELLGVMEGQH